A part of Capsicum annuum cultivar UCD-10X-F1 chromosome 6, UCD10Xv1.1, whole genome shotgun sequence genomic DNA contains:
- the LOC107873461 gene encoding phosphomethylpyrimidine synthase, chloroplastic — protein sequence MTSVQTALTSLLCKNVNHHPQVNFPNSSFLPRFELTGQVAVMRRRETCFNYISSPRATLTFDPPSTSNNEKTKPKHTVDPNAPDFLPLPSFEECFPKSSKEYSEVMHEETGHVLKVPFRRIHLSGDEPHFDTYDTSGPQSVNPGVGLPKLRKEWINRREKLGGPRYTQMFYAKQGIITEEMAYCAAREKMDPEFVRSEVARGRAIIPSNKKHPELEPMIVGRKFLVKVNANIGNSAVVSSIEEEVHKLQWATMWGADTIMDLSTGRHIHETREWILRNSAVPVGTVPIYQALEKVNGIAENLSWEVFRETLIEQAEQGVDYFTIHAGVLLRYIPLTAKRMTGIVSRGGSIHAKWCLAYHKENFAYEHWDEILDICNQYDISLSIGDGLRPGSIYDANDTAQFAELLTQGELTRRAWEKDVQVMNEGPGHVPMHKIPENMQKQLEWCNEAPFYTLGPLTTDIAPGYDHITSAIGAANIGALGTALLCYVTPKEHLGLPNRDDVKAGVIAYKIAAHAADLAKGHPLSQAWDNALSKARFEFRWMDQFALSLDPVTAMSFHDETLPADGAKVAHFCSMCGPKFCSMKITEDIRKYAENHGYGSAEEAIQRGMDAMSAEFQAAKKTISGEQHGEVGGEIYLPENYINSLKI from the exons ATGACGTCTGTCCAAACTGCTTTGACATCACTCCTGTGCAAGAATGTGAACCATCATCCACAAGTAAACTTTCCAAACAGTTCCTTCTTGCCAAGGTTCGAGTTGACGGGGCAAGTTGCTGTTATGAGGAGAAGGGAGACATGTTTCAATTATATTTCAAGCCCGAGAGCAACACTAACCTTTGATCCTCCCAGTACTAGTAACAACGAGAAGACAAAGCCAAAGCACACGGTTGATCCTAATGCTCCTGATTTCCTGCCACTTCCATCATTTGAAGAATGCTTCCCAAAAAGCTCCAAAGAATACAG TGAAGTTATGCATGAAGAAACAGGTCATGTGCTCAAAGTCCCATTTCGACGTATCCATCTTTCCGGGGATGAACCACATTTCGACACTTACGATACCAGTGGTCCTCAGAGTGTAAACCCGGGTGTTG GACTTCCTAAGCTGCGCAAGGAGTGGATTAACAGGAGGGAGAAGTTAGGAGGACCAAGGTACACTCAAATGTTCTATGCTAAGCAGGGAATCATAACTGAGGAAATGGCATACTGCGCTGCCCGAGAAAAAATGGATCCAGAGTTTGTGAGGTCAGAAGTTGCTCGGGGCCGTGCGATCATCCCTTCAAACAAGAAGCACCCCGAGTTGGAGCCTATGATAGTAGGAAGAAAGTTCTTAGTGAAAGTCAATGCCAACATCGGAAACTCTGCTGTTGTAAGCTCAATTGAAGAAGAAGTTCACAAGCTTCAATGGGCAACAATGTGGGGTGCAGATACTATTATGGATCTGTCTACTGGTCGTCACATCCACGAGACTCGTGAGTGGATCTTGCGTAATTCTGCTGTACCAGTAGGCACTGTGCCAATTTACCAAGCACTGGAAAAGGTAAACGGCATTGCTGAGAATCTGAGTTGGGAAGTTTTCAGAGAGACGTTAATTGAACAAGCTGAGCAGggtgttgattacttcacaattCATGCCGGAGTCCTTCTTAGGTACATCCCACTGACCGCAAAACGGATGACCGGGATCGTTTCTCGTGGAGGCTCCATTCATGCAAAGTGGTGCTTAGCTTATCACAAGGAGAATTTTGCTTATGAACATTGGGATGAGATACTTGACATCTGTAATCAGTACGATATATCGTTATCAATTGGTGATGGACTGAGACCTGGTTCAATTTATGATGCAAATGACACCGCTCAGTTTGCTGAGCTCTTGACTCAAGGGGAGCTGACTCGCCGAGCTTGGGAAAAGGATGTACAG GTTATGAACGAAGGGCCCGGGCACGTTCCAATGCATAAAATTCCCGAGAACATGCAAAAACAGCTCGAGTGGTGCAATGAAGCACCATTTTACACTCTTGGACCATTGACAACTGATATAGCTCCCGGATATGATCATATCACCTCAGCCATTGGTGCAGCCAATATAGGAGCACTTGGGACTGCACTTCTGTGTTATGTCACTCCAAAAGAGCATCTTGGTCTGCCTAATCGTGATGATGTGAAGGCGGGGGTAATAGCATATAAGATAGCTGCTCATGCAGCTGATCTTGCCAAAGGTCACCCACTTTCCCAAGCTTGGGATAATGCACTAAGCAAGGCACGATTTGAGTTCAGATGGATGGACCAATTCGCTTTGTCATTGGACCCTGTCACTGCAATGTCCTTCCATGATGAAACTTTACCAGCCGATGGTGCTAAAGTTGCACATTTCTGCTCTATGTGTGGGCCTAAGTTTTGTTCTATGAAAATAACTGAAGATATAAGGAAGTATGCTGAAAATCATGGTTATGGAAGTGCTGAGGAAGCCATTCAGCGTGGCATGGATGCTATGAGTGCAGAGTTTCAAGCTGCTAAAAAAACCATTAGTGGGGAACAACATGGTGAGGTTGGCGGTGAGATCTACTTGCCAGAAAATTATATCAACTCCTTGAAGATCTAA